The following are from one region of the Vitis riparia cultivar Riparia Gloire de Montpellier isolate 1030 chromosome 9, EGFV_Vit.rip_1.0, whole genome shotgun sequence genome:
- the LOC117921519 gene encoding DEAD-box ATP-dependent RNA helicase 20-like, with the protein MSRYDGRSGDPGSYRDRRSESGFGGASGYGSGGVRSSSSKRDLDGVESPRKPDLDGLTPFEKNFYVESPAVAAMSEKEVEQYRERREITVEGRDVPKPVMNFRDVGLPGTYLNFGIKKFFFIS; encoded by the exons ATGAGCCGCTACGATGGTCGCTCCGGCGACCCCGGTTCGTACCGTGACCGGAGGAG TGAATCAGGGTTCGGTGGGGCTTCTGGATATGGTAGTGGTGGTGTTCGCTCGTCCTCAAGCAAGAGAGATCTTGATGGGGTAGAGTCACCAAGGAAGCCGGATTTGGATGGGTTAACTCCATTTGAGAAAAATTTCTATGTGGAGTCCCCGGCAGTGGCAGCAATGTCAGAGAAAGAGGTGGAGCAGTATCGGGAACGGAGGGAAATCACAGTTGAAGGCCGGGATGTTCCAAAACCAGTCATGAATTTTCGCGATGTGGGCTTGCCAGGTACTTATTTGAACTTTGGTATcaaaaaatttttctttatcagTTGA